The genome window GGTGTCCAGCTCGTCATCAAAACACAACGGGATGAATTACTCACATTAAAAACCCAGCTGGCAGCCACAAGCACCCAGCTCCGCGCCACGCAAAAAGAATCCGAAAGCTATAAAGAACGTGTCGCCGAGCTCGAACGCGCCATGGGCATCAAAAACCGCACCCGCTAGGAGAATCCCCACCCTTGATCTCCGTTGTTGAATTCCGCCGCCTCGTCAATGAATGGAAACTGCGCTGGTCGCGCATCAAGACGATTGTGCAGCCGGTCGGCTGGGGGGAACAAGAATGGAAACAATTTGCGCGCCTACTCATCGCTCTCGTGGAGCGGAACGGGGCCACTTGGAAAGATGATGCCGGGACAAATTTCTGGGACCTGCGCTGGAATCTCAAAGAAGGTGGCACACTCATCGTCCAAGCCCAAACCAATGCCGGCCAGGATGAAATGCATCTAGTCGTCGCACAAGAGGGGGGCTTCATCGGTACGAACGCCGAGAGTTATACTTGGTTCTGGGCTGTATTTAATCAAGAAGGTGAATTTCTCCGCGACCCGTATTGGGTCGAAGGCACTTGGAAAGAAGCCCTACTCCAATTAATCCTCCCGTACAATTACCAAGCTGGTTTCTACCTCACCGGGGCCGCCGCCACCCCCGACCAGCTCCTCCTCGAGCACAATGGCACGGCCGGTCACCATGATAAACTCGCCCGCGATGCCAAACAAAACCAAATCCTCATCAGCTCAAATTAACCTGAGCACCCGGCGCAGATGGGGAGTTCACCACGCAATCCTCGGAGAAATTAAAAAGATTTTATTCCCTGATTAATACCGCCTCGACGGAGAGCCCTGGACCAAACCCGATCATGAGCCAAGGGCGGGGCAAATTACGGCGGGCCATCTCATCGAGCATAAAAAAAACCGTGGCCGAAGACATGTTCCCAAATTGTTTGAGCACGTGGAATGAAACATCGGCGGCACCCTCCGGCAATTCCAAACAATCGAGCACGGCCTCCACGATCCTCGGTCCGCCGGGATGGATGCCCCATGCTCCCACCTGCGGAATTTGCATCCCACACTTTTGCGAGAGCCAATCCGTGAGCACCCCGGGTAAATGGCGGTAAATGGATTTCGGAATCTCTCGCTTGAGGTCCATGACAAAACCCTGGTCGCGGATATGCCAGCCCATTTGTCCTTGCGATCCGGGAATGACATAACTCAGGAATTCCTCCAAGACCAGCTTACCTTCACTACCATCCTCACAGGCGGAGATCACACACGCCCCCGCGCCATCTGAGAATAGGGCATTCGCCACAATGTCCTCGGATCGTGACCCGTACTGCATGTGGACACTGCAAAGCTCCACGGAAACAATAAGGACATTAGCCTCCCGATCAGCCCTCGCGATCGCTTGGGCGGCACGCATCGCATTAAAAGAACCGTGGCATCCCATGAACCCGACATGCAACCGCCCG of Verrucomicrobiota bacterium contains these proteins:
- a CDS encoding type III polyketide synthase, which produces MPTLFCTQKRAMELARAFAGEENESGKLAERYYGTRIDKRHFVVLKEGLDPDAAQFALYQDEEGRPLGSPPSTAERMVYYARHASALAVSVARKAMADANCPSEQVTHLITVSCTGFDSPGFEFDLIEQCALPRDVGRLHVGFMGCHGSFNAMRAAQAIARADREANVLIVSVELCSVHMQYGSRSEDIVANALFSDGAGACVISACEDGSEGKLVLEEFLSYVIPGSQGQMGWHIRDQGFVMDLKREIPKSIYRHLPGVLTDWLSQKCGMQIPQVGAWGIHPGGPRIVEAVLDCLELPEGAADVSFHVLKQFGNMSSATVFFMLDEMARRNLPRPWLMIGFGPGLSVEAVLIRE